A genome region from Triticum aestivum cultivar Chinese Spring chromosome 2B, IWGSC CS RefSeq v2.1, whole genome shotgun sequence includes the following:
- the LOC123045571 gene encoding potassium channel KOR2, with product MEREIGAEYELNEIDGGTLHGSVGSRLSLFAREFKWRSSSWHSSSALRLPNNCYGSSFVIDPNGRWYRMWSNMMFLWSIYSVFYTPFAFCFFRGIPEHLLDLECVQLIFLADVAVHFFLAYRDPHTHRVVYDQQRIALRYIKGSFALDMLGCFPWDAVYKFTGRMEVVRYLVWLRLYRARKIQGFFKKMEKDIRISYLFTRIAKLATVELYCTHTAACVFYYLATTLPPAREGGTWIGSLTMGDQSYINFRKVDLLTRYITSLYLAIVTMATVGYGDVHAVNPREMVFIVVYVSFSMLLGAYLIGNMTALIVKGSRTERFRDKMTELIRYMNRNRLGSDIRSQVKAHLLLQYESSYKRDRIVDDIPAAVRSKTLYLDTVSKVHLFRGCSEDFLSQIVVKIQEEFFLPGEVILEQGTVVDQIYIVAHGCLEEIGTGEGGSEEIVSELLPYDIVGDVAVICNTRQPYTVRVSELCSLLRIDKQSLTSILQMYLKDSRQILSNLLKGKRTESKGKQLESDITYLIAKQEADLVLGVNNAAYHGDLFRLKGLIGAGADPSKPDYDGRTSLHVAASRGYEDIVRFLIKRGAKVNSIDKSGKSPLLEAVKSGHERIISLLVAHGAALNLEDAGGYLCRVVAQGKIDLLRRLLRFGIDPNCRNYDRRTPLHVAASEGLHLVAGMLVEFGADLVAADRWGNTPLDEARRCGCKPLVRILEQARAAAAPADQ from the exons ATGGAGAGGGAGATTGGTGCAGAGTATGAGCTGAACGAGATAGACGGTGGCACGTTGCATGGCTCCGTGGGGAGCAGGCTCTCCCTGTTCGCGAGGGAGTTCAAGTGGAGAAGCAGCAGCTGGCATAGCAGCAGCGCCTTGAGGCTCCCCAACAATTGCTATGGCAGCAGCTTCGTCATCGACCCCAACGGAAG ATGGTACAGGATGTGGTCGAACATGATGTTCCTGTGGTCCATCTACTCCGTCTTCTACACCCCCTTCGCATTCTGCTTCTTCCGGGGCATCCCGGAGCACCTGCTGGACCTCGAGTGCGTGCAGCTCATCTTCCTCGCCGACGTCGCCGTCCACTTCTTCCTCGCCTACCGGGACCCTCACACCCACCGGGTGGTCTACGACCAGCAGAGGATCGCGCTACG CTACATCAAGGGCAGCTTCGCTCTCGACATGCTCGGATGCTTCCCATGGGACGCCGTCTACAAG TTTACGGGGAGGATGGAGGTGGTGAGGTACCTGGTGTGGCTGCGGCTGTACAGGGCGAGGAAGATCCAGGGCTtcttcaagaagatggagaaggacATCCGCATCAGCTACCTCTTCACGCGGATCGCGAAGCTGGCCACCGTGGAGCTCTACTGCACGCACACCGCCGCCTGTGTCTTCTACTACCTCGCCACCACGCTGCCTCCGGCGCGCGAGGGGGGCACCTGGATCGGGAGCCTCACCATGGGCGACCAGAGCTACATCAACTTCAGGAAGGTCGACCTGCTCACCCGCTACATCACCTCCCTCTACCTCGCCATCGTCACCATGGCCACAGTCG GTTATGGTGATGTCCATGCGGTGAACCCGAGGGAGATGGTGTTCATCGTGGTGTACGTCTCCTTCAGCATGCTGCTTGGGGCGTACCTGATCGGGAACATGACGGCGCTCATCGTCAAGGGGTCCAGGACCGAGCGGTTCCGAGACAAGATGACGGAGCTCATCAGGTACATGAACAGGAACCGGCTGGGCAGCGACATCCGATCCCAGGTGAAGGCGCACCTGCTGCTGCAGTACGAGAGCAGCTACAAGAGAGACAGGATCGTCGACGACATACCGGCCGCTGTCCGATCCAAG ACACTGTACCTGGACACGGTCTCAAAAGTGCACCTGTTCAGAGGATGCTCAGAAGACTTCCTGAGCCAGATT GTGGTTAAAATACAGGAAGAATTCTTCCTCCCTGGGGAAGTTATTTTGGAGCAAGGCACTGTGGTGGATCAGATATACATTGTGGCACATGGATGCTTG GAAGAGATTGGCACCGGAGAAGGCGGATCAGAAGAGATCGTCTCAGAGCTGCTGCCCTACGACATAGTCGGCGATGTGGCCGTGATCTGCAACACTCGACAGCCATACACAGTTAGAGTCAGTGAACTCTGCAGCCTCTTGAGAATTGACAAGCAGTCCCTGACCAGCATCTTGCAAATGTACCTCAAGGATAGCCGTCAGATACTGAGCAACCTACTCAAG GGGAAACGAACCGAGTCAAAGGGGAAGCAACTGGAATCAGATATCACATACCTGATAGCAAAGCAAGAAGCTGACCTGGTCCTTGGAGTCAACAATGCTGCCTACCATGGAGACTTGTTTCGGTTGAAAGGCTTGATCGGTGCAGGAGCAGATCCAAGTAAACCGGACTACGACGGGAGGACCTCCTTG CATGTGGCTGCATCAAGAGGATACGAAGACATCGTCAGGTTCCTTATCAAGCGAGGAGCAAAGGTCAACAGCATAG ATAAGTCTGGGAAGTCGCCGCTGCTGGAAGCGGTGAAATCAGGGCACGAGAGGATCATCTCGCTGCTGGTGGCGCACGGCGCAGCGCTGAATCTGGAGGACGCAGGAGGCTACCTGTGCAGGGTGGTCGCCCAGGGCAAGATCGACCTGCTGAGGAGGCTGCTCAGGTTCGGCATCGACCCCAACTGCAGGAACTACGACCGGAGGACGCCGCTCCACGTCGCCGCCAGCGAGGGCCTGCACCTCGTCGCCGGGATGCTGGTGGAGTTCGGTGCTGACCTTGTGGCCGCAGACAGGTGGGGCAACACCCCGCTCGACGAAGCACGACGGTGCGGGTGCAAGCCGCTGGTGAGGATCCTGGAGCAGGCTAgggctgctgctgctccagccGATCAGTGA